In one Polaribacter sp. ALD11 genomic region, the following are encoded:
- a CDS encoding restriction endonuclease subunit S yields the protein MQLLKHFKELTVRPKNAQELKGLILQLAIQGKLTANWRTENPDALTAIELLKRTQIEKEQLVKDKILKKEKPLPEMDDEVPFQVPIKWKWDNLGALGSAQTGTTPPTKNPENYGTYIPFLGPADISNSTMLYPKEGLSKVGLEKGRLIDSNSLMMVCIGGSMGKCNINRIDVSCNQQINILTPIYSLVEYVKIICQSPYFQKEIWERSTGSATPMINKNKWLQIPVSVPPLEEQKEIVKVVETLFKEVEQLEQLTVKRIGLKEYFITSALKQLTTDNAKQEWVYLQDHFKSFFNETSNIKKLRETVLQLAVQGKLTADWRENNPDTEDASILLKRIQKEKAQLIKEKKIKKEKVLPKISKEEIPYALPEGWVWCRLQDLVNVGTGSTPATSDSSYYGGEVPWYTSSATNDLFAKESEKLITEKALKETNCKVFPEGTLIIAMYGQGKTRGQISELVIPGATNQAVAAMVFYKNSKDFKEYIKYFFRKIYDEIRLLAEGGAQPNLNVGKIKNTILPLPPLEEQKAIVQMVNSLMSLCDKLEQEVLQSQEHSEQLMQSCLREVFEK from the coding sequence ATGCAGTTACTAAAACATTTTAAAGAACTTACGGTTAGACCTAAAAATGCCCAAGAATTAAAAGGTTTGATTTTACAATTGGCAATACAGGGGAAATTGACAGCTAATTGGAGAACAGAGAACCCAGATGCTTTAACTGCTATAGAATTATTGAAACGAACGCAAATAGAAAAAGAACAACTTGTAAAGGATAAAATATTAAAAAAAGAAAAACCTTTACCTGAAATGGATGATGAAGTTCCTTTTCAAGTACCAATTAAATGGAAATGGGATAATTTGGGAGCATTAGGTTCTGCACAAACAGGAACAACACCTCCAACTAAAAATCCTGAAAATTATGGAACATATATTCCCTTTTTAGGACCAGCAGATATTTCTAATAGTACAATGTTGTATCCTAAAGAAGGATTGTCAAAAGTAGGTTTGGAAAAAGGAAGATTAATTGACTCTAACTCCTTAATGATGGTATGCATTGGAGGTAGTATGGGGAAATGCAATATAAATAGAATAGATGTAAGTTGTAATCAACAAATAAATATTTTAACACCTATTTATTCACTTGTCGAATATGTTAAAATTATCTGTCAATCACCATATTTTCAAAAAGAAATTTGGGAAAGGTCAACAGGTTCTGCAACTCCAATGATTAATAAAAACAAGTGGTTGCAAATTCCTGTTTCTGTCCCACCACTTGAAGAACAAAAAGAAATTGTAAAAGTAGTAGAAACCCTTTTTAAAGAAGTAGAACAATTAGAGCAATTAACAGTTAAACGAATTGGTTTAAAAGAATACTTTATAACTTCTGCTTTAAAACAGCTCACTACAGATAATGCAAAACAAGAATGGGTTTATCTACAAGACCATTTTAAAAGCTTCTTTAATGAAACCTCTAATATTAAAAAGTTAAGAGAAACGGTTTTACAATTAGCTGTACAAGGAAAGTTAACAGCAGATTGGCGAGAAAATAATCCAGATACAGAAGATGCTTCTATTTTACTAAAACGTATCCAAAAAGAGAAAGCACAACTTATTAAAGAAAAAAAAATAAAAAAGGAAAAAGTCTTACCAAAAATTTCTAAAGAGGAAATTCCTTATGCTTTGCCTGAAGGTTGGGTTTGGTGTAGATTACAAGATTTAGTAAATGTAGGTACAGGTTCTACACCTGCAACTTCCGATTCATCTTACTATGGAGGTGAAGTTCCTTGGTATACAAGTTCAGCCACTAATGATTTGTTTGCAAAAGAATCAGAAAAACTAATTACAGAAAAAGCTCTAAAAGAAACAAATTGTAAAGTTTTCCCAGAAGGAACATTAATAATTGCAATGTATGGTCAAGGTAAAACTCGTGGGCAAATAAGTGAATTAGTTATTCCTGGAGCAACTAATCAAGCTGTTGCTGCAATGGTTTTCTATAAAAACTCAAAAGATTTTAAAGAATATATAAAATACTTCTTTAGAAAAATATATGATGAAATTAGACTTTTAGCAGAAGGAGGAGCACAACCTAATTTAAATGTTGGTAAAATTAAAAACACAATTCTACCACTTCCACCACTAGAAGAACAAAAAGCCATCGTTCAAATGGTAAATTCATTAATGAGTTTATGTGATAAGTTAGAGCAAGAAGTGCTACAAAGCCAAGAACATAGTGAGCAGTTAATGCAGAGTTGTTTGCGGGAGGTTTTTGAAAAATAA
- a CDS encoding AAA family ATPase encodes MVKYTKELKSKLFRKINNYPNAFNAVEDEGYDGIVRFLNNIWDLKALPSPNDTRWSNGYDDAVQHLINNDDWSYEYTFLDRFNLLESDEFFTKFLETLVHPDFRKDLQNIEFYVTLVNVELASIKYNLAVSDYKEDLPIYTLKKRKENDKSDILENSIPFIVDGFNSENVEYPYFNLSSNNWDDYGSETTFRLFYHNGIRDITKIGDLKITDGKSDVTLEVIDKQFNILNNGFCSLGQDEDYYKNLQRIFKHKLSSILFALKDAAYFIEINDKFSTNTIYQYSLTRGDYAEQLSRNIKPILEGINLEDKYKFIYNFTPNYSSTPVDINLSFNDSLEFSDRIFAIIGKNGAGKTQLITNLPVDISESKENSFKPHKPIFSKIIAVSYSVFDNFEKPKHKVDFNYVFCGLLNDDKKFPSKIEKNQIILEAYSKIKYHNRIYKWKNILSNFIDIDVIDDVFVSNSLRGVGDENEFLINEAKFIAVIDKLSSGQSIMLEIMTKIIANIRFDSLILFDEPETHLHPNAISQLISTIYELVESFDSYCLITTHSPIIIQNIFGKNVYVMEKDSNVPSLRKIGVESFGENLTVLTEDVFSNSEINKQYKVILDKMIEKYYDYETILEKIENDKLPLSLNAKIYIKSKLA; translated from the coding sequence ATGGTGAAATACACAAAAGAGTTAAAGTCAAAACTTTTTAGAAAAATAAATAATTATCCTAATGCTTTTAACGCAGTAGAGGATGAAGGGTATGATGGTATTGTTAGATTTTTAAATAACATTTGGGATTTAAAAGCACTCCCTTCTCCAAATGATACTAGATGGTCTAATGGCTATGATGATGCTGTTCAACATCTAATTAACAATGATGATTGGTCTTATGAATATACATTTTTAGATAGATTTAATTTATTAGAAAGTGATGAATTTTTTACTAAATTTTTAGAAACATTAGTTCATCCAGATTTTAGAAAAGATTTACAAAATATAGAATTTTATGTAACTCTGGTTAATGTTGAATTAGCAAGTATTAAATACAATTTAGCTGTTTCTGACTATAAGGAAGACTTACCTATTTATACCTTAAAAAAAAGAAAGGAAAATGATAAAAGTGATATATTAGAAAACTCTATACCTTTTATTGTTGATGGTTTTAACTCTGAAAACGTGGAATATCCTTATTTTAATTTAAGTTCAAATAATTGGGATGATTATGGGAGTGAGACTACATTTCGATTATTTTATCATAACGGAATACGTGATATTACAAAAATAGGAGATTTAAAAATAACAGATGGTAAAAGTGATGTCACATTAGAAGTAATTGATAAACAATTTAATATACTAAATAATGGATTCTGTTCACTTGGTCAAGATGAAGATTATTATAAAAATCTTCAAAGAATTTTTAAACACAAATTATCTAGTATTTTATTTGCCTTAAAGGATGCTGCATATTTTATTGAAATTAATGATAAATTTAGTACTAATACTATTTATCAATATTCTTTAACAAGAGGAGATTATGCAGAACAACTTTCCAGAAACATTAAACCAATTCTAGAAGGAATAAACCTAGAGGACAAATACAAGTTCATATATAATTTTACACCAAACTATTCATCTACTCCCGTTGATATTAATTTAAGTTTCAATGATTCTTTAGAGTTTTCTGATAGAATTTTTGCTATTATAGGTAAAAATGGAGCAGGTAAAACACAACTTATAACAAATTTACCAGTTGATATATCAGAGTCCAAAGAAAATTCATTTAAACCTCATAAACCAATTTTTAGTAAAATAATTGCTGTTTCTTACAGTGTGTTTGATAATTTTGAAAAGCCAAAGCATAAAGTTGATTTCAACTATGTATTTTGTGGTTTATTAAATGATGATAAAAAATTTCCTTCCAAAATTGAGAAAAATCAAATAATCCTTGAAGCCTATAGCAAAATAAAGTACCATAACAGAATATATAAATGGAAAAATATTTTGTCAAACTTTATAGATATAGATGTTATAGATGATGTGTTTGTTTCAAATAGTTTACGAGGTGTTGGTGATGAAAATGAGTTTTTGATAAACGAAGCTAAATTTATCGCTGTCATTGATAAATTAAGTTCAGGGCAAAGTATAATGTTAGAGATAATGACAAAAATAATAGCAAACATTAGATTTGACTCATTGATACTTTTTGATGAACCAGAAACACATTTGCATCCAAACGCAATTTCACAACTAATTAGTACAATATATGAATTGGTAGAATCCTTTGATTCTTATTGCTTAATAACAACACATTCTCCAATAATAATTCAAAATATATTTGGAAAAAATGTTTATGTTATGGAGAAAGATAGTAACGTGCCTTCATTAAGAAAAATCGGAGTGGAAAGTTTTGGAGAGAATCTAACAGTATTAACCGAGGATGTTTTTTCTAATAGTGAGATCAATAAGCAGTATAAAGTTATACTTGATAAAATGATTGAGAAGTATTATGATTACGAAACTATACTGGAAAAAATAGAAAACGATAAATTACCATTAAGTCTAAATGCTAAAATTTATATTAAAAGTAAATTAGCATGA
- a CDS encoding HNH endonuclease, whose translation MKNIKCYSKNALTFHKNIVNDSLNKGEDKDNLLKNESDITKAYADYKDKFNKNNLFTISAHGFDGEDKANLLKLYSSQRKSIIQLKIELTTNELKQRINTCPNCTIEKVASLDHYIPKDEFPEFSVNPINLVPCCSTCNSKKKENWKDDKQLLFLNLYSDIIPLSQYLFVNVISKTEFTFELKNVSKIDSNLFKVIGSHYGKLNLLQRFREDSDEVISELDLLISNGRDSFNNDTKLEKFINNHYSTVEKRDGVNNWKVVLVKAMLNSKIYF comes from the coding sequence ATGAAAAATATAAAGTGTTATTCAAAAAATGCTCTTACTTTTCATAAAAATATAGTTAATGATAGTTTGAATAAAGGAGAGGATAAAGATAATTTATTAAAAAACGAATCTGATATAACTAAAGCATATGCAGATTACAAAGATAAGTTTAATAAGAATAATTTGTTTACTATTTCTGCGCATGGTTTTGATGGTGAGGATAAAGCAAATCTCTTAAAGCTTTATTCATCGCAAAGAAAGTCTATTATACAACTCAAAATAGAGCTAACAACAAATGAATTAAAACAAAGAATAAATACTTGTCCTAATTGCACAATAGAGAAAGTGGCTTCTTTAGATCATTATATCCCAAAGGATGAATTCCCTGAATTTTCGGTTAACCCAATTAATCTAGTGCCTTGTTGTTCGACTTGCAACTCTAAAAAGAAAGAAAATTGGAAAGATGATAAGCAGTTATTATTTTTAAATCTCTATTCAGACATAATTCCTCTTTCGCAATATTTGTTTGTAAATGTGATATCGAAGACAGAATTTACATTTGAATTAAAAAATGTATCTAAAATAGATTCAAACCTTTTTAAAGTTATTGGTAGTCATTATGGTAAGTTGAATTTATTACAACGTTTCAGAGAAGATTCTGATGAAGTTATTTCGGAATTAGATTTACTAATTTCTAATGGAAGAGATTCATTTAACAATGATACAAAGCTTGAAAAATTTATTAATAATCACTACTCTACAGTAGAAAAAAGAGATGGTGTTAATAATTGGAAGGTAGTACTTGTAAAAGCAATGCTAAACAGTAAAATTTATTTCTAG
- a CDS encoding type IV toxin-antitoxin system AbiEi family antitoxin yields MTNFIHIQEFFDTLNFDIEIIHQNNDSKNEEPIYSINNEKVFIEVKNEIRPQSVTSFIHQKDKKTPLLIASKYITPKAKNILKENNINYIDSFGNAFIHLKNLKIFIEQGNAKPAVSNYSNILTQASAQIIFQLLKDPAQINETQRYLAHISKVSLGSVSKCMKALLDEGFVVKWNKEEKYQLVRRDELLEKWITLCNEKILPAYKIGRFTFSKQHNNWETQLNNSEALWSGEPAASLITKYLNPEQFSLFTDKNKQEIITQLKLVPDINGEITIYAPFWIVSKPIERVNIQNVVDPLIIYAELIYSNNNRNIETAQILFNEYIKPNL; encoded by the coding sequence ATGACTAATTTCATACATATACAAGAGTTTTTTGATACTTTAAATTTTGATATAGAAATTATACATCAAAATAATGACTCAAAAAACGAAGAGCCTATTTATTCTATAAATAATGAAAAAGTATTTATAGAAGTAAAGAATGAGATAAGACCACAAAGTGTAACCTCTTTTATTCATCAAAAAGATAAAAAAACACCACTACTTATTGCTTCAAAATATATTACACCAAAAGCAAAAAACATCTTAAAAGAAAATAACATAAATTATATAGATAGTTTTGGAAATGCCTTTATTCATTTAAAAAATCTAAAAATTTTCATTGAGCAAGGCAATGCAAAACCTGCTGTTAGTAATTATTCGAATATACTAACACAAGCCTCTGCCCAAATTATCTTTCAATTGCTTAAAGACCCTGCTCAAATTAATGAAACACAGCGTTATTTAGCACATATAAGTAAAGTATCATTAGGTAGCGTTAGTAAATGTATGAAAGCGCTTTTAGATGAAGGTTTTGTAGTAAAATGGAATAAAGAGGAGAAATATCAATTAGTAAGAAGAGATGAATTATTAGAAAAATGGATAACGTTATGTAACGAAAAAATACTACCAGCATATAAAATTGGTAGGTTTACTTTTTCTAAACAACATAACAATTGGGAAACACAATTGAACAATAGCGAAGCTCTTTGGTCAGGTGAACCTGCAGCTTCATTGATTACAAAATATCTCAATCCAGAGCAGTTTTCATTATTCACTGATAAGAATAAACAAGAAATAATAACACAATTAAAACTAGTGCCAGATATAAATGGCGAAATCACCATTTACGCACCTTTTTGGATCGTTAGTAAACCTATTGAAAGAGTTAATATTCAAAATGTAGTAGATCCTTTAATTATATATGCAGAATTAATATATAGTAATAACAATAGAAATATAGAAACAGCACAAATACTATTTAATGAATACATCAAACCAAACCTTTAA
- a CDS encoding DUF2779 domain-containing protein, producing MRLLTKSRFKLGLECPNKLYYTRKKEYANKKQEDPFLQALAQGGFQVEELARMHYPNGILIEGNDGDYELLWEQTQKLLEQENVIIYEPAFLVNGLFIRVDVLVKKGNNIELIEVKSKSFTPDDDNLFIGKKGGMVSSWKPYLFDIAFQKYVIQLSYPAWNIHSYLMMADKSKKSSIDGLNQLFRISNKGENRTGVIKKVETLDETGSPVLGRKNVTKIIADIESNKYLYHDSLTFQESIKYLKEAYLKDKYANWPTSFNSCKSCEFTCTNDDELLGLKSGFKECFTKQHLWTENDFNKENIFDIYYFTQGKKLFNEGVLFKDQLTEENINLKEELGKLSRTNRQILQIEKAVNNDNSYFVDKEGLKEEIDNWNFPLHFIDFETSTVALPFNKGLKPYEQVAFQYSHHIYYKNGHIEHANEYINNKAGFFPNFEFIRSLKKALENDEGTIFKYSSHENTILNAIYVQLLSSSEPDKKELIDFIQHISHSKNDSTTKWKGKRDMVDLWVVQKNFYYNPLTKGSNSIKAVLPASLSSSNLLKEKYSQPIKNINVTSQNFSEDHIWLKTDEGKIENPYKMLPSVFEGWSEEQLENTLSEIEDIDNGGAALTAYGKLQYTDMEQEEIDELTTALLKYCELDTLAMVMIFEHFKELVE from the coding sequence ATGAGACTTCTTACCAAATCACGATTTAAATTAGGACTAGAATGTCCAAACAAACTTTACTACACTCGTAAAAAAGAATATGCTAATAAAAAGCAAGAAGATCCTTTTTTACAAGCATTAGCACAGGGTGGTTTTCAGGTAGAAGAATTAGCAAGAATGCATTATCCAAATGGGATTCTTATTGAAGGAAATGATGGAGATTATGAATTACTTTGGGAACAAACACAAAAATTATTAGAACAAGAAAACGTAATAATATATGAACCTGCTTTTCTTGTTAATGGCTTATTTATAAGAGTAGATGTTTTAGTGAAAAAAGGAAATAATATTGAGCTGATTGAAGTAAAATCGAAATCCTTTACACCAGATGATGATAATCTATTTATAGGTAAAAAAGGTGGAATGGTTTCTAGTTGGAAACCTTATTTGTTTGACATTGCTTTTCAAAAGTATGTTATTCAATTATCCTACCCTGCTTGGAACATTCATTCTTACTTAATGATGGCAGATAAATCTAAAAAATCAAGTATTGATGGATTGAATCAATTGTTTAGAATCAGTAATAAAGGAGAAAACAGGACAGGTGTAATAAAAAAAGTAGAAACACTAGATGAAACAGGAAGTCCTGTTTTAGGAAGAAAAAATGTTACCAAAATTATAGCGGATATTGAATCAAATAAATATTTGTATCATGATAGTTTGACTTTTCAAGAATCAATAAAGTATTTAAAAGAAGCCTATTTAAAAGATAAATATGCAAACTGGCCAACAAGTTTTAACTCTTGTAAAAGTTGTGAATTTACTTGTACAAATGATGACGAACTACTTGGTTTAAAATCTGGGTTTAAAGAGTGTTTTACGAAACAGCACCTTTGGACAGAAAATGATTTTAATAAAGAAAATATTTTTGATATTTATTACTTCACACAAGGTAAAAAACTATTTAATGAAGGTGTTTTATTTAAAGATCAGCTCACTGAAGAAAATATTAATTTAAAGGAAGAATTAGGGAAATTAAGCAGAACTAATCGACAAATTCTACAGATAGAAAAAGCGGTAAATAATGATAATTCATATTTTGTAGACAAAGAAGGTTTAAAGGAAGAGATCGATAACTGGAACTTTCCTTTACATTTTATAGATTTTGAAACTAGTACGGTAGCGCTACCCTTTAATAAAGGATTAAAACCTTATGAGCAAGTTGCTTTTCAATATTCTCATCATATTTATTATAAAAATGGACATATAGAACATGCCAATGAATACATAAACAACAAAGCAGGTTTTTTCCCAAACTTTGAGTTCATTCGTTCTCTAAAGAAAGCTTTAGAAAATGATGAAGGAACAATTTTTAAATATTCTAGTCATGAAAACACCATATTAAACGCAATTTATGTTCAATTATTATCATCTTCTGAACCAGACAAGAAGGAATTAATAGATTTCATTCAACATATTTCACACTCAAAAAATGATAGCACCACTAAATGGAAAGGGAAACGCGATATGGTGGATTTATGGGTGGTTCAAAAAAATTTCTATTACAATCCGTTAACAAAGGGTTCAAATTCTATAAAAGCTGTTTTACCAGCTTCGTTAAGCTCCAGTAACTTATTAAAAGAAAAATATTCACAACCAATAAAAAACATCAATGTTACAAGCCAAAATTTTTCTGAAGATCATATTTGGCTGAAAACTGATGAGGGAAAAATAGAAAACCCTTATAAAATGTTGCCTTCTGTATTTGAAGGCTGGAGTGAAGAACAACTAGAAAATACATTATCCGAAATTGAAGATATAGATAATGGTGGTGCAGCACTTACAGCCTATGGAAAATTGCAATATACGGATATGGAGCAAGAAGAAATTGATGAATTGACAACAGCTCTACTTAAATATTGTGAGTTAGATACACTAGCAATGGTTATGATATTTGAACACTTTAAAGAGTTAGTAGAATAG
- a CDS encoding HD family phosphohydrolase, with amino-acid sequence MSNFVNKLYQNNTIIYKVILFLITTVAIVYLFPKGGQFKYDFNNGQLWKYDNLYAPFDFAVQKSEAEINLEKKQIEVNTKRYFTYDSSVVNEVKNSFEIRITSVLLSDSLTSKQKNSFKQIGLLIIDKVYKTGFLEVISQDKISNRDELVAIRKENAVKDVPFKMLLNSNEVLKIITENLENNLNKDRRSQIFSILSEVIKPNITYDADFTERVIDNETKNISYTKGKVSSGELIILKGDIVEGKKLAVLSSLKSESESKVWTESNYNWIILGYTILVSLALLMLLLFLKKYRLEIYNNNNKVTFIFFNVFAMIFIQTLVIKYNSDYLYVVPLSVLPIVLKAFFDARLGLFTHVLTVLLLGYIVPDSFEFIYLHIIAGMVTILTVSELYKRATLFISVAQITGIYMLTYFAFSIIKEGNASQINLDYFILFAMNGLLSFLSIILIYMYEKVFGLVSDVTLLELSNTNTKLLRELNEKAPGTFQHSMQVANLAEAAANEIGANSMLVRTGALYHDVGKMVNPMYFTENQTTGVNPHHDLSPRDSAKIITDHVIKGVEIAKKYKLPDRIIDFIRTHHGTSTVYYFLMKEKEMNPDTDVDIKKFQYQGPNPFSKETAILMMCDAAEAASKSLKVPTAQSISDLIDRIIEKQMSDNQFLNSDITFKEIETIKKVIKKKLLNIYHLRVEYPE; translated from the coding sequence ATGAGCAACTTCGTAAATAAACTCTATCAAAACAACACCATCATCTATAAAGTGATTTTATTTTTAATCACAACGGTTGCTATTGTTTATTTGTTTCCTAAAGGAGGACAATTTAAGTATGATTTTAATAATGGGCAATTATGGAAATATGATAATTTGTATGCGCCTTTTGATTTTGCGGTCCAAAAATCGGAAGCTGAAATTAACCTAGAAAAAAAACAAATAGAAGTAAATACAAAACGTTATTTCACTTATGATAGTTCTGTTGTAAATGAAGTTAAAAATAGTTTTGAAATAAGAATTACTTCGGTACTATTAAGTGATTCATTAACGAGCAAACAAAAAAACTCTTTTAAGCAAATAGGATTGCTGATAATAGATAAGGTCTACAAAACAGGTTTTTTAGAAGTAATTAGTCAAGATAAAATTAGTAATAGAGACGAATTAGTTGCAATTCGAAAAGAAAATGCAGTAAAAGATGTTCCTTTTAAGATGCTACTTAATTCTAATGAAGTTTTAAAAATTATTACAGAAAATTTAGAAAATAATTTAAATAAGGATAGAAGAAGTCAGATTTTTAGTATCCTTTCTGAGGTTATTAAACCAAATATTACTTACGATGCCGATTTTACAGAGAGAGTAATTGATAATGAGACAAAAAATATTTCTTATACTAAAGGAAAGGTATCATCAGGAGAATTAATTATTCTAAAAGGTGATATTGTTGAGGGGAAAAAATTAGCAGTTTTAAGTTCTTTAAAAAGTGAATCTGAATCTAAAGTTTGGACAGAGTCTAATTACAATTGGATTATTTTAGGATACACCATTTTGGTTTCTCTTGCGTTACTAATGCTTTTATTGTTTTTGAAGAAATACAGGTTAGAAATCTATAACAACAATAACAAAGTAACGTTTATCTTTTTCAACGTTTTTGCGATGATTTTTATACAAACGTTGGTTATAAAATACAACTCAGATTATTTGTATGTAGTTCCTTTAAGTGTGCTTCCAATTGTCTTAAAGGCCTTCTTTGATGCACGTTTAGGTTTGTTTACACATGTTTTAACGGTATTGCTTTTAGGGTATATTGTGCCAGATAGTTTTGAGTTTATTTACCTCCATATTATTGCCGGCATGGTTACCATTTTAACGGTTTCAGAATTGTATAAAAGAGCTACTTTGTTTATTTCTGTAGCTCAAATTACAGGTATTTATATGCTTACCTATTTTGCTTTTTCAATTATTAAAGAAGGTAATGCCTCGCAAATAAATTTAGATTACTTTATCTTATTTGCAATGAATGGATTGCTATCTTTCTTATCGATAATATTAATTTATATGTATGAAAAAGTTTTTGGTTTGGTCTCTGATGTAACTTTGTTAGAGTTGTCAAATACAAATACAAAGCTTTTAAGAGAGTTAAATGAAAAGGCTCCAGGAACTTTTCAGCATTCGATGCAAGTTGCAAATTTAGCTGAAGCTGCGGCAAATGAAATAGGGGCAAACTCTATGTTGGTTAGAACAGGCGCTTTATATCATGATGTTGGTAAAATGGTAAACCCAATGTATTTTACAGAAAATCAAACTACGGGAGTAAACCCTCATCACGATTTATCACCAAGAGATAGCGCTAAAATAATAACAGATCATGTTATTAAAGGAGTAGAAATTGCAAAAAAATATAAGTTACCAGATAGAATTATCGATTTTATTAGAACCCATCATGGTACAAGTACGGTTTATTATTTTTTGATGAAGGAGAAAGAAATGAACCCTGATACCGATGTAGATATTAAGAAATTTCAATACCAAGGTCCAAATCCGTTTTCAAAAGAAACAGCGATTCTAATGATGTGTGATGCAGCAGAAGCAGCCTCAAAGAGCTTGAAGGTGCCTACTGCTCAATCAATCAGTGATTTAATTGATAGAATCATAGAAAAACAAATGTCAGACAATCAGTTTTTAAATTCAGACATTACTTTTAAAGAAATAGAAACTATAAAAAAAGTAATAAAGAAAAAATTGCTAAACATCTATCACTTAAGGGTTGAATACCCAGAGTAG
- a CDS encoding nucleotidyl transferase AbiEii/AbiGii toxin family protein: protein MNTSNQTFKQYSFAHHAKVYAILETVFAEYGITYYLIGANARDVQLYKQGIKPTRGTADIDFAVMIPDFEIYNSIFEALCARGFRTTKEAYRLVFDETNTVLDLMPYGKIEQEYTVNFTERELSLSVLGFKEVGEHIETVNIKEENYTLPVSPVEGLIILKLISWEDKPELRMKDLEDISFLLQHAWSLYEEEAYSNHLDLFDDNFDTQITAARIIGRKMKPIINQNEKLKNTIINILKKSSVKKDKAENPEIILAQTMNKSIEEINILVSSILMGINDDLKQ, encoded by the coding sequence ATGAATACATCAAACCAAACCTTTAAACAGTATTCATTTGCGCATCACGCAAAAGTATATGCTATTTTAGAAACTGTTTTCGCTGAATATGGAATAACTTATTACTTAATTGGAGCTAATGCAAGAGATGTTCAGTTATATAAACAAGGTATAAAACCCACAAGAGGTACTGCTGATATTGATTTTGCAGTTATGATTCCCGATTTTGAAATATACAATTCAATTTTTGAAGCTTTATGTGCTAGAGGTTTTAGAACTACAAAAGAAGCTTACAGATTAGTTTTTGATGAAACAAATACTGTTTTAGATTTGATGCCTTACGGAAAAATAGAACAAGAATACACCGTTAACTTTACAGAAAGAGAATTATCGTTGTCCGTATTAGGTTTTAAAGAAGTAGGAGAACATATTGAAACAGTAAACATCAAAGAAGAAAACTACACACTTCCAGTATCACCTGTAGAAGGATTAATCATTTTAAAATTAATTTCATGGGAGGATAAACCAGAGTTAAGAATGAAAGATTTAGAAGATATTTCATTCTTATTACAGCATGCTTGGTCTTTGTATGAAGAGGAAGCATATAGTAATCATTTAGATTTATTTGATGATAATTTTGATACACAAATTACTGCAGCAAGAATTATTGGCAGAAAAATGAAACCAATTATAAATCAGAATGAAAAACTAAAAAATACGATTATAAATATTCTTAAAAAAAGCAGTGTAAAAAAAGATAAAGCAGAAAACCCAGAGATTATACTGGCTCAAACTATGAACAAATCTATAGAAGAAATTAATATTTTGGTTTCAAGTATTTTAATGGGAATTAATGATGACTTAAAACAATAA